Proteins co-encoded in one Amaranthus tricolor cultivar Red isolate AtriRed21 chromosome 7, ASM2621246v1, whole genome shotgun sequence genomic window:
- the LOC130817437 gene encoding ubiquitin-conjugating enzyme E2 20-like, giving the protein MATMNSGYSSNSPAVLPAKQNVAPAKAADTQSVLKRLQSELMSLMMSGDPGISAFPEEDNIFSWKGTIEGSKETVFEGTEYKLSLTFPADYPFKPPKVKFETGCFHPNVDVYGNICLDILQDKWSSAYDVRTILLSIQSLLGEPNTSSPLNTQAAALWSNQEEYRKMVKKLYKPSTV; this is encoded by the exons ATGGCGACGATGAACAGTGGATACTCAAGCAATTCTCCGGCTGTTCTTCCGGCGAAACAAAACGTCGCTCCTGCTAAAGCCGCTGATACACAATCTGTTCTTAAAAG ATTGCAGTCTGAACTAATGTCCCTTATG ATGAGTGGTGATCCAGGAATATCAGCATTTCCTGAGGAAGACAACATATTCAGTTGGAAAGGGACAATTGAAGGAAGCAAAGAAACTGTTTTTGAAGGCACTGAATACAAACTTTCACTTACTTTTCCGGCAGATTATCCCTTTAAACCACCTAAAGTGAAGTTCGAGACCGGTTGTTTCCACCCTAATGTGGATGTTTATGGAAACATTTGTTTGGACATCCTTCAg GACAAATGGTCTTCTGCTTATGATGTAAGAACTATATTGCTCTCTATCCAAAGTCTGCTTGGAG AGCCTAATACCAGCTCACCATTAAACACACAAGCAGCCGCACTTTGGAGCAATCAAGAAG AATAtagaaaaatggtgaaaaagCTTTACAAGCCATCAACAGTTTAG